A portion of the Clostridium gelidum genome contains these proteins:
- a CDS encoding DUF4434 domain-containing protein, with the protein MKKHIATVESNIKTNIEARTEAQVKPVFSSSFIQYWLAQSFDYNRWVSELTMLKNIGINEIILQSIADTRIKYAVYPTNILGYTCNNIDMVETVLSAADFLGMKVRIGLGFNSNWWVMNAFSKCWLNLQASINKTIVHEVLDMYGTHKSFQGWYIPYEINQLTAITKTQQSYLNSFLKQITSEMKSNITRDIMIAPFYNRKFSLLGSISTWSKMLENTLNETGIDIVALQDSIGAKFNTINQLDSLYSYTKKATDTLGIKLYATTETFAIKSSEFISARQESISKQLSVENKYVEGFVAFSINHYQNKNVLSQENNYKDYHDYYLVNK; encoded by the coding sequence ATGAAAAAACATATAGCTACAGTTGAATCTAATATTAAAACTAATATTGAGGCTAGGACTGAAGCTCAAGTGAAACCTGTATTTAGCAGTTCCTTTATACAATATTGGTTAGCTCAAAGCTTTGATTATAATAGATGGGTTTCTGAATTAACTATGCTTAAGAATATTGGAATTAACGAAATAATACTTCAATCAATAGCTGATACAAGAATTAAGTATGCAGTTTATCCTACAAATATACTAGGATATACGTGTAATAATATAGATATGGTTGAAACAGTTCTAAGTGCAGCAGATTTTCTTGGAATGAAGGTTAGAATAGGATTAGGCTTTAATAGTAATTGGTGGGTAATGAATGCTTTTAGCAAGTGTTGGCTTAATTTACAAGCCTCAATTAATAAAACTATTGTACACGAAGTCTTAGATATGTATGGAACTCATAAGTCATTTCAGGGTTGGTATATTCCTTATGAAATTAATCAATTAACTGCCATAACTAAAACTCAACAATCGTATTTGAATAGTTTTCTTAAGCAAATTACTTCTGAAATGAAATCAAATATTACAAGGGATATAATGATTGCTCCATTTTATAATAGAAAGTTTTCATTATTAGGTTCTATATCAACCTGGTCAAAAATGCTTGAAAATACTTTAAATGAAACTGGAATAGATATTGTTGCACTGCAAGATAGTATAGGGGCAAAGTTTAATACTATAAATCAGTTAGATAGTTTATATTCATATACTAAAAAGGCAACTGATACATTAGGCATAAAGCTTTACGCAACTACAGAAACTTTTGCTATTAAATCATCTGAATTTATATCTGCACGACAAGAATCAATTTCAAAGCAACTCTCTGTAGAAAATAAATATGTAGAAGGCTTCGTAGCCTTTAGCATCAATCATTATCAAAATAAAAATGTATTATCGCAAGAAAATAATTACAAGGATTATCATGATTACTATTTAGTTAATAAGTAA